One Streptomyces mobaraensis NBRC 13819 = DSM 40847 DNA segment encodes these proteins:
- a CDS encoding CGNR zinc finger domain-containing protein, producing MAAASHDLRFDSGRLCLDLVATGVGRPGDGPGERLGTPERLRAWLLGARVVPPGTPLEAVDAGWLGRFHALRHLLHRVVRAEAVDGPEHAAAADLEQVNALAAEPPPAPRAVRGADGALVRTVAAPPDCAALVSLVARDAVELLTDPAVRGLLRQCEGESCTLLYLDTSRGRRRRWCSSEVCGNRERVARHRRRAMNGEGTQGEDGSQGAGGSAGKSANGPGGADVRPSPQPRQAVTDRAKPLMS from the coding sequence ATGGCGGCGGCCTCCCACGACCTGCGGTTCGACTCCGGGCGGCTCTGCCTGGACCTGGTGGCCACCGGGGTGGGGCGGCCCGGGGACGGTCCTGGGGAGCGGCTCGGCACCCCCGAGCGGCTGCGCGCCTGGCTGCTGGGCGCCCGGGTGGTGCCGCCGGGCACGCCGCTGGAGGCCGTCGACGCCGGCTGGCTAGGGCGCTTCCACGCCCTGCGCCACCTGCTGCACCGCGTCGTCCGCGCGGAGGCCGTGGACGGCCCGGAGCACGCCGCCGCGGCGGACCTCGAACAGGTCAACGCCCTCGCCGCCGAACCCCCGCCCGCCCCGCGGGCCGTCCGGGGCGCCGACGGCGCTCTCGTCCGTACCGTCGCCGCCCCGCCGGACTGCGCGGCGCTGGTGTCGCTGGTGGCCCGGGACGCGGTCGAACTCCTCACCGACCCGGCGGTCCGCGGTCTGCTGCGCCAGTGCGAGGGCGAGAGCTGCACCCTCCTCTATCTGGACACCTCCCGGGGCCGGCGGCGCCGTTGGTGTTCCAGCGAGGTGTGCGGCAACCGGGAGCGGGTGGCCCGGCACCGCCGCCGGGCGATGAACGGCGAGGGAACGCAAGGGGAGGACGGGTCCCAAGGGGCCGGCGGGAGCGCCGGAAAGTCCGCGAACGGACCGGGCGGCGCGGACGTCAGGCCGTCACCGCAGCCCCGTCAAGCCGTGACCGACCGTGCCAAACCTCTCATGTCCTGA
- a CDS encoding HU family DNA-binding protein, whose protein sequence is MNRSELVAALADRAEVTRKDADAVLAALAETVGEVVAKGDEKVTIPGFLTFERTHRAARTARNPQTGEPIQIAAGYSVKVSAGSKLKEAAKGK, encoded by the coding sequence ATGAACCGCAGTGAGCTGGTGGCCGCTCTGGCCGACCGTGCCGAGGTGACCCGCAAGGACGCCGACGCCGTTCTGGCCGCCCTCGCCGAGACCGTCGGTGAGGTCGTCGCCAAGGGCGACGAGAAGGTGACCATCCCCGGCTTCCTGACCTTCGAGCGCACCCACCGTGCCGCTCGCACCGCCCGTAACCCGCAGACGGGCGAGCCGATCCAGATCGCTGCCGGTTACAGCGTGAAGGTCTCCGCGGGCTCCAAGCTCAAGGAAGCCGCGAAGGGCAAGTAA
- a CDS encoding NAD-dependent malic enzyme encodes MATAPSVSYSMTVRLEVPAGGTAVSQLTTAVESSGGSVTGLDVTASGHEKLRIDVTVAATSTAHADEIVQKLRGIEGVSVGKVSDRTFLMHLGGKIEMASKHPIRNRDDLSMVYTPGVARVCMAIAENPEDARRLTIKRNSVAVVTDGSAVLGLGNIGPKAALPVMEGKAALFKRFAGIDAWPICLDTQDSDAIVEIVKAIAPGFAGINLEDISAPRCFEIEARLREALDIPVFHDDQHGTAIVVLAALTNALRVVDKSIGDVRVVMSGAGAAGTAILKLLIAAGVKHAVVADIHGVVHADREDLVSADPGSALRWIADNTNPEGITGTLKEAVRGADVFIGVSAPNVLGAEDVAAMADGAIVFALANPDPEVDPAIARQTAAVVATGRSDFPNQINNVLVFPGVFRGLLDAQSRTVNTEMMLAAAGALADVVAEDELNANYIIPSVFNEKVAGAVAGAVREAAKAAGVAVTAATTA; translated from the coding sequence ATGGCAACGGCGCCTAGCGTCTCGTACTCGATGACGGTCCGACTGGAGGTGCCCGCCGGCGGTACCGCGGTCAGCCAGCTCACCACGGCCGTGGAGTCCTCCGGCGGCTCGGTGACCGGCCTGGACGTCACCGCCTCCGGCCACGAGAAGCTGCGGATCGACGTCACCGTCGCCGCGACGTCCACCGCCCACGCCGACGAGATCGTGCAGAAGCTGCGCGGCATCGAGGGCGTCAGCGTCGGCAAGGTCTCCGACCGGACGTTCCTGATGCACCTCGGCGGCAAGATCGAGATGGCGTCCAAGCACCCCATCCGCAACCGCGACGACCTCTCCATGGTCTACACGCCGGGCGTCGCCCGCGTCTGCATGGCCATCGCCGAGAACCCCGAGGACGCCCGCCGCCTGACCATCAAGCGCAACTCCGTCGCGGTGGTCACCGACGGCTCCGCGGTCCTCGGCCTGGGCAACATCGGCCCCAAGGCCGCGCTGCCCGTCATGGAGGGCAAGGCGGCCCTCTTCAAGCGCTTCGCCGGCATCGACGCCTGGCCGATCTGCCTGGACACCCAGGACTCCGACGCCATCGTCGAGATCGTCAAGGCCATCGCCCCCGGCTTCGCGGGCATCAACCTGGAGGACATCTCCGCGCCCCGCTGCTTCGAGATCGAGGCCCGGCTGCGCGAGGCCCTCGACATCCCGGTCTTCCACGACGACCAGCACGGCACCGCCATCGTCGTGCTCGCCGCGCTCACCAACGCGCTCCGCGTCGTCGACAAGTCCATCGGCGACGTACGCGTCGTCATGTCCGGCGCCGGCGCGGCCGGTACGGCCATCCTCAAGCTGCTGATCGCCGCCGGCGTCAAGCACGCCGTCGTCGCCGACATCCACGGCGTCGTGCACGCCGACCGCGAGGACCTGGTCTCCGCCGACCCGGGCTCGGCGCTGCGCTGGATCGCCGACAACACCAACCCCGAGGGCATCACCGGCACCCTCAAGGAGGCCGTGCGCGGCGCGGACGTCTTCATCGGCGTCTCCGCCCCCAACGTCCTCGGCGCCGAGGACGTGGCCGCCATGGCCGACGGCGCGATCGTCTTCGCGCTCGCCAACCCCGACCCCGAGGTCGACCCGGCGATCGCCCGTCAGACGGCCGCCGTGGTCGCCACGGGCCGCTCCGACTTCCCCAACCAGATCAACAACGTGCTGGTCTTCCCGGGCGTCTTCCGCGGCCTCCTGGACGCCCAGTCGCGCACCGTGAACACCGAGATGATGCTGGCCGCCGCCGGCGCCCTCGCCGACGTCGTCGCCGAGGACGAGCTGAACGCGAACTACATCATCCCGAGCGTCTTCAACGAGAAGGTCGCGGGCGCGGTCGCCGGCGCCGTCCGCGAGGCCGCGAAGGCCGCCGGAGTGGCTGTGACGGCCGCCACGACGGCCTGA
- the ftsE gene encoding cell division ATP-binding protein FtsE → MIRFDNVSKSYPKQSRPALRDVSLEIEKGEFVFLVGSSGSGKSTFLRLLLREERASHGRVHVLGKDLARLSNWKVPHMRRQLGTVFQDFRLLPNKTVAQNVAFALEVIGKPRGEIRKAVPQVLELVGLGGKEGRMPGELSGGEQQRVAIARAFVNRPMLLIADEPTGNLDPQTSVGIMKLLDRINRTGTTVIMATHDQQIVDQMRKRVIELDQGRLVRDQSRGVYGYQH, encoded by the coding sequence GTGATTCGATTCGACAACGTCTCCAAGTCCTACCCGAAGCAGAGCCGCCCGGCGCTCCGGGACGTCTCGCTCGAGATCGAGAAGGGCGAGTTCGTCTTCCTGGTCGGTTCCTCGGGTTCCGGCAAGTCCACCTTCCTCAGGCTGCTGCTGCGCGAGGAGCGGGCCAGCCACGGCCGGGTGCACGTCCTGGGCAAGGACCTCGCCCGGCTCTCCAACTGGAAAGTTCCGCACATGCGCCGCCAGTTGGGCACGGTGTTCCAGGACTTCCGGCTGCTGCCCAACAAGACGGTCGCCCAGAACGTGGCCTTCGCCCTGGAGGTCATCGGCAAGCCGCGCGGCGAGATCCGCAAGGCCGTCCCGCAGGTGCTGGAGCTGGTCGGGCTCGGCGGCAAGGAGGGCCGGATGCCCGGTGAGCTCTCCGGCGGCGAGCAGCAGCGGGTGGCCATCGCCCGGGCGTTCGTCAACCGGCCGATGCTGCTGATCGCCGACGAGCCGACCGGCAACCTCGACCCGCAGACCTCGGTCGGCATCATGAAGCTGCTCGACCGGATCAACCGGACCGGCACCACCGTCATCATGGCCACCCACGACCAGCAGATCGTGGACCAGATGCGCAAGCGGGTCATCGAGCTCGACCAGGGCCGTCTCGTGCGCGACCAGTCGCGCGGCGTCTACGGCTACCAGCACTGA
- a CDS encoding S41 family peptidase, whose translation MPGPTMFVPHRRHRRGAVLTLVFAGALATGAATGSWGADARGGPLPATARAPRPSASAPHAKGGRPTVRAPRSPGNTGRSADRWGGVYSATEYEGFQRALHGEYVGVGLSVRRAADGRMEVDGVERGGPAARAGIAPGDRLRSVDGTEVTGRPVTEVVARLRGGPSGSGTPVTLGLARDGGREWESTLRRARLRTRSVVAERFRDGPAAGTRIKVESFTHGTGKQVRAAVRGAGPREGVLLDLRGNSGGLVTEAVTSASAFLDGGLVATYDVHGRQRVLEARPGGDTRRPLVVLVDGGTMSAGELLAGALQDRGRAVVVGSRTFGKGTVQMPRPLPDGSVAEQTVGHWRTPSGQAVEGRGITPDLVVHGDAEPRARAVLGGLGPGA comes from the coding sequence ATGCCCGGCCCGACGATGTTCGTACCGCACCGCCGTCACCGGCGTGGCGCGGTCCTGACGCTGGTCTTCGCCGGGGCGCTGGCGACCGGGGCGGCCACCGGCTCCTGGGGCGCGGACGCCCGTGGCGGGCCGCTGCCCGCGACGGCCCGCGCCCCGCGTCCGTCCGCCTCGGCACCGCACGCGAAGGGCGGTCGGCCGACCGTCCGCGCCCCCCGCAGCCCCGGGAACACCGGGCGCTCCGCGGACCGCTGGGGCGGGGTCTACAGCGCCACCGAGTACGAGGGCTTCCAGCGCGCCCTGCACGGCGAGTACGTCGGCGTCGGGCTCTCCGTGCGCCGGGCCGCCGACGGGCGGATGGAGGTCGACGGCGTCGAGCGCGGCGGGCCCGCCGCCCGGGCCGGGATCGCCCCGGGGGACCGGCTGCGGTCGGTGGACGGTACGGAGGTGACCGGGCGGCCGGTCACCGAGGTCGTCGCGCGGCTGCGCGGCGGCCCGTCGGGCAGCGGTACGCCCGTCACCCTCGGCCTCGCGCGGGACGGCGGCCGGGAGTGGGAGAGCACCCTGCGCCGCGCGCGGCTGCGCACCCGCAGCGTCGTCGCCGAGCGCTTCCGGGACGGGCCCGCCGCGGGCACCCGGATCAAGGTGGAGTCGTTCACCCACGGCACCGGGAAGCAGGTCCGGGCCGCGGTGCGCGGCGCCGGGCCCCGCGAGGGCGTCCTGCTCGATCTGCGCGGCAACTCGGGCGGGCTGGTCACCGAGGCCGTCACCAGCGCCTCCGCCTTCCTCGACGGCGGGCTCGTCGCCACGTACGACGTCCACGGCCGGCAGCGGGTCCTGGAGGCGCGTCCGGGCGGCGACACGAGACGCCCGCTCGTCGTCCTGGTCGACGGCGGCACGATGAGCGCGGGCGAGCTGCTGGCCGGCGCCCTCCAGGACCGGGGGCGGGCCGTCGTCGTCGGCTCCCGGACGTTCGGCAAGGGCACGGTCCAGATGCCCCGGCCGCTGCCCGACGGCTCGGTCGCCGAGCAGACCGTCGGCCACTGGCGCACCCCTTCCGGACAGGCCGTCGAGGGCCGCGGGATCACCCCGGACCTGGTCGTCCACGGGGACGCGGAGCCCCGGGCCCGCGCGGTATTGGGTGGCCTCGGCCCGGGGGCCTAG
- the ftsX gene encoding permease-like cell division protein FtsX, which translates to MRAQFVLSEIGVGLRRNLTMTFAVIVSVALSLALFGGSLLMNEQVNSMKGYWYDKANVSIYLCNKTDKANFPSCAKGAVTDEQKRQIKADLEKMPIVQSIQFETTDEAYKHYKEQFGNQPLATVVTADQMQESFRVKLKDPTKYEVISSAFQKRPGVQTVEDQKDTLKSLFNLLRYMNWGALGVMFLMLVVALLLIVNTVRVSAFSRRRETGIMRLVGASSFYIQVPFIAEAAVAGLLGGGLACVLLVCGQQFLVNDLLATHIDVIQFIGWSAVLTKLPLILATGLLMPALAAFAALWKYLKV; encoded by the coding sequence ATGCGCGCCCAGTTCGTTCTGTCGGAGATCGGCGTCGGTCTCCGCCGCAATCTCACGATGACCTTCGCGGTGATCGTGTCGGTCGCCCTCTCGCTCGCCCTGTTCGGCGGTTCGCTGCTGATGAACGAGCAGGTCAACTCGATGAAGGGCTACTGGTACGACAAGGCCAACGTCTCGATCTACCTCTGCAACAAGACGGACAAGGCGAACTTCCCGTCCTGTGCCAAGGGCGCGGTCACGGATGAGCAGAAGAGGCAGATCAAGGCCGATCTGGAGAAGATGCCGATCGTCCAGAGCATCCAGTTCGAGACGACGGACGAGGCGTACAAGCACTACAAGGAGCAGTTCGGCAACCAGCCGCTGGCCACTGTGGTGACCGCCGACCAGATGCAGGAGTCCTTCCGCGTCAAGCTCAAGGACCCCACCAAGTACGAGGTCATCTCCAGCGCCTTCCAGAAGCGCCCGGGCGTGCAGACGGTCGAGGACCAGAAGGACACCCTCAAGAGCCTGTTCAACCTCCTGAGGTACATGAACTGGGGCGCGCTGGGCGTCATGTTCCTGATGCTCGTCGTGGCGCTGCTGCTGATCGTCAACACGGTCCGGGTCTCCGCGTTCAGCCGCCGCCGGGAGACCGGGATCATGCGGCTCGTCGGGGCGTCCAGCTTCTACATCCAGGTGCCGTTCATCGCGGAGGCGGCCGTCGCCGGGCTGCTGGGCGGCGGGCTCGCCTGCGTGCTGCTCGTCTGCGGCCAGCAGTTCCTGGTGAACGACCTGCTCGCGACGCACATCGACGTCATCCAGTTCATCGGCTGGAGCGCGGTGCTGACCAAGCTGCCGCTCATCCTGGCGACCGGCCTGCTGATGCCGGCGCTGGCCGCGTTCGCGGCGCTGTGGAAGTACCTGAAGGTGTAG
- a CDS encoding LysR family transcriptional regulator, giving the protein MPHDIEPRLLRAFAAVADELHFTRAAARLHLAQQALSRDIRRLEQRLGAQLFSRTTRAVTLTAEGARLLPYALRVLAAQDELAAAWAREERPLLVDVVSPASTAHRIVVRARAAAPRVELVARHHSGLTGAAAAILAGRLDVAFGRVAGLPVEVRTALEHRPVRYERMAVLLPVGHRLAARATVPLAALRGETLYAAAGNPATAEWTDLARRLFEGRGITMAEPFPELEGDEEFVRVVRKRGWSVLAGTEFLKVPGMVLRPLTDPVPLSPVSMVWRKGLRHPGLDALHAAASGFPEERWLERPPGAWLPAEDAALMGASAGASDGGGPRAGS; this is encoded by the coding sequence ATGCCGCACGACATCGAGCCGCGCCTGCTGCGAGCCTTCGCCGCCGTCGCCGACGAACTGCACTTCACCCGGGCCGCCGCACGGCTCCACCTCGCCCAGCAGGCGCTCAGCCGGGACATCCGCCGGCTCGAACAGCGGCTGGGCGCGCAGCTGTTCAGCCGGACGACGCGGGCGGTGACGCTGACGGCGGAGGGCGCGCGGCTGCTGCCGTACGCCCTGCGCGTGCTCGCCGCGCAGGACGAACTGGCGGCGGCCTGGGCGCGGGAGGAGCGCCCGCTGCTGGTGGACGTCGTCTCCCCGGCGAGCACCGCCCACCGGATCGTCGTCCGGGCCCGCGCCGCCGCGCCCCGGGTGGAGCTGGTCGCCCGTCACCACAGCGGCCTCACCGGCGCCGCCGCCGCGATCCTGGCGGGGCGGCTGGACGTCGCCTTCGGCCGGGTGGCGGGGCTGCCGGTGGAGGTCAGGACGGCGCTGGAGCACCGGCCCGTGCGGTACGAGCGGATGGCCGTCCTGCTGCCCGTGGGGCACCGGCTGGCGGCCCGCGCGACCGTACCGCTGGCGGCCCTGCGCGGCGAGACGCTGTACGCCGCCGCGGGCAACCCGGCCACCGCCGAGTGGACCGACCTGGCCCGCCGCCTCTTCGAGGGCCGCGGCATCACGATGGCCGAGCCCTTCCCCGAACTGGAGGGGGACGAGGAGTTCGTGCGCGTCGTGCGCAAGCGGGGGTGGTCGGTGCTGGCGGGCACCGAGTTCCTGAAGGTGCCCGGGATGGTCCTGCGCCCCCTCACCGACCCGGTCCCCCTCTCCCCGGTCTCGATGGTCTGGCGCAAGGGCCTCCGCCACCCCGGCCTCGACGCCCTCCACGCCGCCGCCTCCGGCTTCCCGGAGGAACGGTGGCTGGAACGCCCGCCCGGCGCGTGGCTGCCGGCGGAGGACGCGGCGCTGATGGGCGCGTCGGCGGGGGCTTCGGACGGCGGGGGCCCTCGGGCGGGTTCGTGA
- the smpB gene encoding SsrA-binding protein SmpB: MGKQQKQPKEPGRKLVAQNKKARHDYHIITTYECGMVLTGTEVKSLRQGRSSLVDGFVQIDGGEAWLHNVHIPEYAQGTWTNHSARRKRKLLLHRAEIDKLSSKADETGHTIVPLSLYFKAGRAKVEIALAKGKKEYDKRQTLREKTDRREADRAIAAARRRQRAQAAR, from the coding sequence ATGGGAAAGCAGCAGAAGCAGCCCAAGGAACCCGGGCGCAAGCTCGTCGCGCAGAACAAGAAGGCGCGGCACGACTACCACATCATCACCACGTACGAGTGCGGCATGGTGCTGACCGGCACCGAGGTCAAGTCGCTGCGGCAGGGCCGGTCCTCGCTGGTGGACGGCTTCGTGCAGATCGACGGCGGCGAGGCGTGGCTGCACAACGTGCACATCCCCGAGTACGCCCAGGGCACGTGGACGAACCACAGCGCGCGCCGCAAGCGCAAGCTGCTGCTGCACCGCGCGGAGATCGACAAGCTGTCCTCGAAGGCCGACGAGACCGGTCACACGATCGTGCCCCTGTCGCTGTACTTCAAGGCGGGCCGCGCCAAGGTCGAGATCGCGCTGGCCAAGGGCAAGAAGGAGTACGACAAGCGGCAGACGCTGCGCGAGAAGACGGACCGCCGCGAGGCGGACCGCGCCATCGCCGCCGCCCGCCGGCGTCAGCGCGCGCAGGCGGCCAGGTAG
- the murA gene encoding UDP-N-acetylglucosamine 1-carboxyvinyltransferase, whose amino-acid sequence MTGPDDVLLVHGGTPLEGEIRVRGAKNLVPKAMVAALLGSGPSRLRNVPDIRDVRVVRGLLQLHGVTVRPGDEPGELVLDPSHVESANVADIDAHAGSSRIPILFCGPLLHRLGHAFIPGLGGCDIGGRPIDFHFEVLRQFGATIEKREGGQYLEAPQRLRGTKIQLPYPSVGATEQVLLTAVLAEGVTVLSNAAVEPEIEDLICVLQKMGAIISMDTDRTIRITGVDSLGGYNHRALPDRLESASWASAALATKGNIYVRGASQREMMTFLNTYRKVGGAFEIDDEGIRFWHPGGELNAIALETDVHPGFQTDWQQPLVVALTQASGLSIVHETVYESRLGFTSALNQMGAHIQLYRECLGGSACRFGQRNFLHSAVVSGPTKLQGADLVIPDLRGGFSYLIAALAADGTSRVHGIDLINRGYENFMQKLQDLGANVELPQGV is encoded by the coding sequence ATGACCGGCCCTGACGATGTCCTGCTTGTCCACGGCGGTACCCCGCTCGAGGGCGAGATCCGTGTCCGCGGTGCGAAGAACCTCGTGCCGAAGGCCATGGTCGCCGCCCTGCTCGGCAGCGGCCCCAGCCGCCTGCGCAACGTCCCCGACATCCGTGACGTGCGGGTCGTCCGCGGTCTGCTGCAGCTGCACGGCGTGACCGTGCGCCCCGGCGACGAGCCGGGCGAGCTGGTTCTCGACCCCTCGCACGTGGAGAGCGCGAACGTCGCCGACATCGACGCGCACGCCGGCTCCTCGCGCATCCCGATCCTCTTCTGCGGCCCCCTGCTGCACCGCCTCGGCCACGCCTTCATCCCCGGCCTGGGCGGCTGCGACATCGGCGGCCGGCCCATCGACTTCCACTTCGAGGTGCTGCGCCAGTTCGGCGCCACCATCGAGAAGCGGGAGGGCGGGCAGTACCTGGAGGCCCCGCAGCGGCTGCGCGGCACCAAGATCCAGCTGCCGTACCCGTCGGTCGGCGCGACCGAGCAGGTGCTGCTGACGGCGGTGCTCGCGGAGGGCGTCACCGTCCTGTCCAACGCGGCCGTGGAGCCCGAGATCGAGGACCTCATCTGCGTGCTGCAGAAGATGGGCGCGATCATCTCCATGGACACCGACCGGACGATCCGCATCACCGGTGTCGACTCGCTCGGCGGCTACAACCACCGCGCGCTGCCCGACCGCCTGGAGTCCGCCTCCTGGGCGTCCGCCGCGCTCGCCACCAAGGGCAACATCTACGTCCGCGGCGCCAGCCAGCGCGAGATGATGACCTTCCTCAACACCTACCGCAAGGTCGGCGGCGCCTTCGAGATCGACGACGAGGGCATCCGCTTCTGGCACCCCGGCGGCGAGCTCAACGCCATAGCGCTGGAGACGGACGTCCACCCCGGCTTCCAGACCGACTGGCAGCAGCCGCTGGTCGTCGCCCTGACCCAGGCGTCCGGCCTGTCCATCGTCCACGAGACGGTCTACGAGTCCCGGCTCGGCTTCACCTCCGCCCTCAACCAGATGGGCGCCCACATCCAGCTCTACCGCGAGTGCCTCGGCGGCTCCGCCTGCCGCTTCGGCCAGCGGAACTTCCTCCACTCGGCGGTCGTCTCCGGCCCGACGAAGCTGCAGGGCGCGGACCTGGTCATCCCCGACCTGCGGGGTGGCTTCTCCTACCTGATCGCGGCGCTCGCCGCGGACGGGACGTCGCGGGTGCACGGGATCGACCTGATCAACCGCGGGTACGAGAACTTCATGCAGAAGCTGCAGGATCTCGGCGCGAACGTGGAGCTTCCGCAGGGGGTGTGA
- a CDS encoding HelD family protein, with protein sequence MATDPQNAGNGGGTTHPDGIRDREIGAEQHHLDRVYRRLEEKIHEAEFLMDDAAKRGQVGTPGALAERDAQVFRAGVHLNRLNSEFEDFLFGRIDLLRGKDGKKGPDGAYTSVEPADDAVRDDRAEIAETLHIGRIGVLDADYSPLVIDWRAPAAAPFYRSTPVAPGRVVRRRVIRSKGRRVLGVEDDLLRPELRATLDGAALPVVGDGALMAALGQARSHTMRDIVSSIQAEQDLVIRAPAASVTEVEGGPGTGKTAVALHRAAYLLYQDRRRYAGGILIVSPTPLLVAYTEGVLPSLGEEGQVAIRALGSLVDGAEADTYDEPAVARIKGSSRMLKVLRKATRGALDVPRGGAVPDRLRVVAFGARVELGPEELDRIRQSALGGTAPVNLLRPRARRLLLDALWSRAGGPKRYTDPEMAAEARAAFDEDITTEDDFLSFLAAWWPELAPRQVLALLADERRLGRWARRVLNPREVRQLARSLGRLDADGKGPLSVHDVALLDELETLLGAPARPRRPRELDPLDQLTGLEELMPERMESRRERAERLAQERRDYAHVIVDEAQDLTPMQWRMVGRRGRHATWTIVGDAAQSSWSDPDEAAAARDEALGTRPRRRFRLTVNYRNPAEIAELASKVLALAMPGMESPSAVRSTGVEPRFAVAGPDLAASVRAEAERLLAEVDGTVGVVVPMGRRAEARAWLAGLGDRVVALGSLEAKGLEYDATVVVTPAEIADESPAGLRVLYVALTRATQRLTVLAGERDEPDADGVPDLLRD encoded by the coding sequence GTGGCGACGGATCCGCAGAACGCCGGGAACGGTGGGGGAACCACGCATCCGGACGGGATCCGTGACCGAGAGATCGGTGCCGAGCAGCACCATCTGGACCGGGTGTACCGGCGCCTCGAGGAGAAGATCCACGAGGCCGAGTTCCTCATGGACGACGCCGCCAAGCGCGGCCAGGTGGGGACGCCGGGGGCGCTCGCCGAACGGGACGCCCAGGTGTTCCGCGCCGGGGTCCACCTCAACCGGCTGAACAGCGAGTTCGAGGACTTCCTCTTCGGCCGCATCGACCTGCTGCGCGGCAAGGACGGCAAGAAGGGGCCCGACGGCGCGTACACCTCCGTCGAGCCCGCGGACGACGCCGTCCGCGACGACCGCGCGGAGATCGCCGAGACGCTGCACATCGGCCGCATCGGCGTCCTGGACGCCGACTACTCGCCGCTCGTCATCGACTGGCGGGCGCCCGCCGCCGCGCCCTTCTACCGGTCGACGCCGGTGGCGCCGGGCCGTGTGGTGCGCCGCCGGGTGATCCGCTCCAAGGGCCGCCGGGTGCTCGGCGTCGAGGACGACCTGCTCCGCCCGGAGCTGCGGGCGACCCTGGACGGCGCCGCGCTGCCGGTGGTCGGCGACGGCGCCCTGATGGCCGCGCTCGGCCAGGCCCGCAGCCACACCATGAGGGACATCGTTTCTTCGATCCAGGCCGAGCAGGACCTGGTGATCCGCGCCCCCGCCGCCTCGGTGACCGAGGTCGAGGGCGGCCCGGGGACCGGCAAGACCGCGGTGGCCCTGCACCGTGCCGCCTACCTGCTGTACCAGGACCGCAGACGGTACGCGGGCGGCATCCTGATCGTCTCGCCGACGCCGCTGCTCGTCGCCTACACCGAGGGCGTGCTGCCGTCGCTGGGCGAGGAGGGCCAGGTCGCCATCCGGGCGCTCGGTTCGCTGGTGGACGGCGCGGAGGCGGACACCTACGACGAGCCGGCCGTGGCCCGGATCAAGGGCTCCTCGCGCATGCTCAAGGTGCTCCGCAAGGCCACGCGCGGCGCCCTGGACGTGCCGCGCGGCGGCGCCGTCCCCGACCGGCTGCGCGTCGTCGCCTTCGGCGCCCGCGTCGAGCTGGGCCCGGAGGAGCTGGACCGCATCCGGCAGTCCGCGCTGGGCGGCACGGCCCCCGTCAACCTGCTGCGGCCCCGCGCGCGCCGGCTGCTGCTCGACGCCCTGTGGTCGCGCGCGGGCGGCCCCAAGCGGTACACCGACCCGGAGATGGCCGCGGAGGCCCGCGCGGCGTTCGACGAGGACATCACCACCGAGGACGACTTCCTGTCCTTCCTGGCGGCCTGGTGGCCGGAGCTGGCGCCCCGTCAGGTGCTGGCGCTGCTCGCCGACGAGCGGCGGCTCGGGCGCTGGGCCCGCCGGGTGCTCAACCCGCGCGAGGTGCGGCAGCTGGCCCGCTCGCTGGGCCGGCTGGACGCGGACGGCAAGGGTCCGCTCTCGGTGCACGACGTGGCGCTGCTGGACGAGCTGGAGACGCTGCTCGGCGCCCCGGCCCGGCCCCGCAGACCCCGCGAGCTCGACCCGCTCGACCAGCTCACCGGCCTGGAGGAGCTGATGCCCGAGCGGATGGAGAGCCGCCGCGAACGGGCGGAGCGGCTGGCGCAGGAGCGCCGCGACTACGCGCACGTCATCGTGGACGAGGCGCAGGACCTGACGCCGATGCAGTGGCGGATGGTCGGCCGCCGGGGCCGTCACGCCACCTGGACGATCGTCGGCGACGCGGCCCAGTCGTCCTGGTCCGACCCGGACGAGGCCGCGGCGGCCCGCGACGAGGCGCTGGGCACCCGCCCCCGCCGTCGCTTCCGGCTCACCGTGAACTACCGCAACCCGGCCGAGATCGCCGAACTGGCGTCGAAGGTGCTGGCGCTGGCCATGCCGGGGATGGAGTCCCCGTCCGCGGTCCGCTCCACGGGCGTCGAGCCGCGCTTCGCGGTCGCGGGCCCCGACCTCGCCGCGTCCGTCCGCGCGGAGGCGGAGCGCCTGCTGGCCGAGGTGGACGGGACGGTCGGCGTCGTCGTGCCCATGGGCCGGCGGGCCGAGGCGCGGGCGTGGCTGGCCGGTCTCGGCGACCGGGTGGTGGCGCTGGGCAGCCTGGAGGCGAAGGGCCTGGAGTACGACGCGACGGTCGTCGTCACGCCGGCCGAGATCGCCGACGAGTCCCCGGCCGGGCTGCGCGTCCTGTACGTGGCCCTGACGCGCGCCACGCAGCGGCTGACGGTGCTCGCGGGGGAGCGGGACGAGCCGGACGCGGACGGGGTGCCGGACCTGCTGCGGGACTGA